The proteins below come from a single Chelmon rostratus isolate fCheRos1 chromosome 10, fCheRos1.pri, whole genome shotgun sequence genomic window:
- the LOC121613095 gene encoding uncharacterized protein LOC121613095 isoform X1, which yields MNLASLEDSIQNLLSVLYPPFEATAPTLLSQLFRIIDSRYRGDALRCLLDFLVPAKHILDTVQQAACAQYSDVLFLCEGWPLCLHDQVVVHLAPISPLLLQPGDFYLQVAPFCDQSARIVVCSLLEEEGLRVEVVEETPIPETSYPCIFSFDWLEEINQGRHGTPLTQCLLATEQGVVRLPWERVAVPDFVDVPACARSSMASAPPSYPPLRPPLPHPPPPPHFPENSSSNCSFPLSPSKESAPKQYPVTIKNSIVASSAHPAFSVETRICPAKHGIAVSLCLVDTRAASSSRLVKVKETDAEPKPIGWVSPNMWDSCFPGADTATKTSTVSGTSVDTYACKGEDKSVAVSENIGQDKDTNLKEISRVGPADHAVAEGEYIDILQATMLFGRPQSVTEKEHKLEVQMQPHTQIEPHMQRYPHRPAQMQPHVQLESYRQTQRQANTQIPPQAQSQAHVQLPAQPQMQSHSRSEAAVSLRPNMSAEMGPPSTIHHSQSHHPHPDSLEPSQCIRTVRFSEKPCTPCMKRRQGGKVSRAQELRCRYRDSYQAAIQNPVTFGQEKERGNMLAVVEEDGDFPQCDDRLPETETGDPWCHAQEVWFDPGRPSSVSGAICKESGEKNTVPYWKLGDTNTAPCMDYRGASALQSGGLPDQTTEKTTLPFREPRDAHSVKTCGSLHNGTTSSVNANRALSSLNDPKQSNVISAKHHGLPFASGEISAMNVALKPHERLQSRTISTGVSPHSAKSVSVPQSRQESMSDGRCSSLSTAVVDTSEKCELVIVEGQNVRRRENTVSCAEIPQLHVVKCKNSTAFRLVSPKINRRKMVIPDGAQPGSTSITSRNGLQIENPSHLTNAPPAAEPQRSSQPATARPRPDHLPLGSPDPRAHPLYLGVASLTGGRDRTGRAIIELYGDHQGWTSTVTSQELFRMLLYFHSITRREVREAGLMLIFHAKKTNPQPQLYKALMAFQEQIPQAVNSFVLLVDKESSLRPERCPGIQTEVVTSMKALVKLVEVSQLSSRLDGTLSHSHCDWMELHQKLFPFVCDLHEASSLLLRAISKLEEPQRRDTVQTVQQCMTDQRTLMRDVLEDSRLVGLQREGGAILARLRKESDLKYPHCEDLSDAVDSVTSLYNHVEEQAHVLVQRSNVSLEHLEYLLQLREMEGHFMQMQQWFNVEGERHLLEAESVEDSGDRMEQILNSFTGFLIEANDRRHHAMTLVSEAERLQQSGLSHPETEAFGTLVCTFKSGLEDFLCRAEACGRELQIMVNVCDFCEQATALACECTEYLDQCQSSIHTMQDHDHTTTPVNQTNSQPMQPQNQESDTRAAHDSGPTTSSVSLSGNDSSVLQAFQDRFLQFSPERFQEVKAQASALRGSRGMRVWNMAWLRCQEARQQLQERMQDMDEVFHQQPDSGSWCGRHYVDVVSTNVQTPSPGGQSLVVQSTPGPRHPQWEGIMSGEVDLGKRRPVLGSNSANSTTAGCTNITVRPEDSSNAGTSQGSKVSPQSPLRSARGTEKETRRRQACRARSERDAAALSQSHTVGCQWFPWGRGLGVRSASQDSCATGAATAGSSTPPEQRVRPPSSCSHHGQPSCRILQEAQKFQISRHGSFCSEDSCMSEQGAAGGNGPLSCKHSSLPSRRYEAGRCLASPPESASNALRLQRVLEELVFTEREYVRSLGYILTHYLPLLDRADIPQDLRGKRGVIFGNLEKLYDFHSHYFLPELEACEREPAMVARCFLRHSDSFGLYALYSKNKPQSDALILHRRHDLFKRKQQELGDMMDLSSYLLRPIQRISKYSLLLQDMLALAGSYRPKDMVQDTLLASSVCVQSVCGPGAYVPDLTSSERERERAEIQAAADLVRFQMRHGNDLLTMDAIQECDVNLKEQGQLIRQDEFTVFFRKKKCVRRIFLFEDLILFSKTKRTDIGNDVYVYKQSFKTSDIGMTHNSSVSGSCFEIWFRRRKSEDTYTLKASSMEVKKAWTTDLERILWDQAAHSRDLRMQERVFMGMGRKPFMDIQPSDAAICDRAISCVLPGRIPVACCSHRGLEYPRPHSIGSGSTASTTLSQSSSSSGRGSLPPAGYLGNQSQGVETSPAICSSPEAVAENELNNHHLHQHHLHRRCEQWKTHHPLMDSTESSAECINLFSSSDRSCLSAIGGEVVDDSSSFVSQSSKPRPPLCRTPSLRRNSPPAVTRKKPGVAPKPPHLANAQGDDIIIGKSTEV from the exons AACCTTGCTTCCCTGGAGGACTCGATCCAGAACCTGCTGTCGGTGCTGTACCCGCCCTTCGAGGCCACCGCCCCGACTCTTCTCAGCCAGCTCTTCCGAATCATTGATAGCCGTTATCGGGGAGATGCCCTGCGCTGCCTGCTGGACTTTCTGGTCCCAGCCAAGCACATTTTAGACACCGTGCAGCAGGCTGCATGT GCTCAGTACTCCGATGTACTTTTCCTGTGTGAGGGCTGGCCTCTCTGTTTGCATGACCAAGTTGTCGTACACCTCGCTCCCATTAGCCCCCTGCTGCTTCAGCCGGGTGACTTTTACCTCCAGGTGGCACCGTTCTGTGACCAATCAGCTCGCATTGTGGTCTGCAGCCTCCTGGAAGAGGAGGGGCTTCGAGTTGAGGTAGTCGAGGAGACCCCAATCCCTGAGACTTCCTATCCTTGTATATTCAGCTTTGACTGGTTAGAGGAGATCAACCAGGGTCGCCATGGAACGCCTCTCACCCAATGCCTGCTCGCCACCGAACAGGGCGTGGTGAGGCTGCCATGGGAACGGGTTGCCGTGCCTGATTTTGTGGATGTGCCAGCGTGTGCTAGGAGTAGCATGGCCTCTGCTCCACCTTCATATCCTCCTTTACGACCTCcacttcctcatcctccacctcctcctcattttcctGAAAACTCCTCATCAAattgttcatttcctctttctccttctaAGGAATCTGCACCAAAACAGTATCCTGTGACCATTAAAAATTCAATTGTAGCATCGTCTGCCCACCCTGCCTTCTCTGTGGAGACCAGAATATGTCCAGCAAAGCACGGCATCGCTGTATCACTCTGCCTGGTGGATACTAGGGCTGCTTCTTCATCTAGgctggtcaaagtgaaagagacTGACGCAGAGCCTAAGCCTATTGGCTGGGTGTCCCCTAATATGTGGGACAGCTGCTTTCCTGGGGCAGATACAGctacaaaaacaagcactgttTCAGGTACAAGTGTAGATACATATGCATGCAAAGGGGAAGACAAGAGTGTTGCTGTTTCTGAAAATATAGGGCAAGATAAAGATACAAACCTTAAAGAGATAAGCAGGGTTGGGCCAGCAGACCACGCTGTTGCAGAAGGGGAATATATTGATATTCTGCAGGCAACCATGCTTTTTGGTAGACCTCAGTCAGTAACTGAAAAAGAACACAAATTAGAAGTGCAaatgcaaccacacacacaaatcgaACCACATATGCAAAGATATCCACACAGACCAGCACAAATGCAACCACATGTACAGCTGGAGTCGTACAGGCAAACTCAaagacaggcaaacacacagataccACCTCAAGCACAGTCACAAGCACATGTGCAGTTACCTGCACAACCACAAATGCAAAGTCATTCTAGATCAGAGGCTGCTGTATCATTAAGGCCCAACATGTCTGCAGAAATGGGACCTCCGTCCACCATCCACCATTCCCAGTCCCATCACCCTCACCCGGACTCGCTCGAACCTTCCCAGTGCATCCGCACTGTCCGGTTCTCAGAGAAACCCTGTACCCCGTGCATGAAGAGAAGACAAGGCGGGAAGGTCTCCAGAGCTCAGGAGCTGAGGTGTCGATACAGGGACTCCTATCAGGCTGCTATACAAAACCCTGTCACCTTtggacaggagaaagagagggggaacaTGCTagctgtggtggaggaggatggTGATTTCCCACAGTGTGATGACAGACTACCAGAGACTGAAACAGGGGATCCATGGTGTCATGCCCAAGAAGTGTGGTTTGATCCTGGTCGTCCTTCCTCTGTCAGTGGAGCCATCTGTAAGGAGTCAGGAGAAAAGAACACGGTTCCATATTGGAAACTAGGTGATACAAACACTGCCCCGTGTATGGATTACCGGGGAGCCAGTGCTTTACAAAGTGGTGGGCTACCAGATCAGACAACCGAAAAGACCACTCTGCCATTTAGGGAACCAAGGGATGCACACTCTGTCAAAACTTGTGGCAGTTTACACAACGGGACAACTTCCAGTGTAAATGCTAATAGAGCTTTGTCAAGCCTAAATGACCCTAAACAGTCAAATGTGATCTCTGCCAAACACCACGGATTACCGTTTGCTTCAGGTGAAATTTCAGCGATGAACGTGGCCCTCAAGCCTCATGAAAGGCTACAAAGCAGAACCATTTCCACAGGAGTGAGTCCACACTCTGCTAAGTCTGTTTCAGTgccacagagcagacaggaatCAATGTCAGATGGAAGATGCTCATCTCTCTCCACAGCTGTGGTGGACACCTCTGAGAAGTGTGAGCTGGTCATTGTTGAAGGTCAGAATGttagaagaagagaaaatacgGTCTCCTGTGCAGAGATTCCTCAGCTGCATGTggtcaaatgtaaaaacagcacgGCCTTTCGTCTGGTTTCACCCAAGATCAACAGGAGGAAGATGGTCATTCCAG ATGGAGCTCAGCCTGGCAGTACATCTATAACCAGTAGAAATGGCCTTCAGATAGAGAACCCGTCTCACCTCACAAATGCACCTCCGgcagcagagccacagaggagctcCCAGCCTGCCACTGCTCGTCCCAGGCCTGACCACCTTCCCCTGGGATCCCCagaccccagagcccaccccCTCTATTTAGGAGTAGCATCTCTCACAG GTGGCAGAGACAGGACAGGCAGGGCAATAATTGAGCTCTATGGAGACCACCAGGGATGGACTTCAACTGTAACAAGCCAGGAGCTCTTCAGGATGCTGCTCTACTTCCACTCCATCACCAG GAGAGAAGTCAGAGAAGCTGGGCTGAtgctcatttttcatgcaaagaaGACAAATCCTCAGCCGCAGCTCTATAAGGCCTTGATGGCATTTCAG GAGCAGATTCCCCAGGCGGTAAACAGTTTCGTGCTGCTGGTGGACAAGGAGAGCAGCCTTCGGCCAGAGAGGTGTCCCGGCATCCAG ACTGAAGTGGTGACATCAATGAAAGCCTTGGTCAAGCTGGTGGAGGTGAGTCAGCTGAGCTCCCGTCTGGATGGCACACTGTCTCACAGCCACTGTGACTGGATGGAGCTTCACCAG AAACTCTTCCCGTTTGTGTGCGATCTTCATGAAGCGTCCAGCCTCCTTCTGAGGGCCATCAGTAAGTTAGAGGAGCCCCAGAGGCGCGACACCGTGCAG actgtgcagcagtgcatgaCAGACCAGAGGACTCTGATGAGGGATGTACTGGAGGACAGCCGATTGGTCGGCCTGCAGAGGGAGGGTGGGGCCATCCTGGCGAGGCTGAGGAAGGAGAGTGACCTCAAATACCCCCACTGTGAGGACCTCAG TGATGCAGTGGACTCGGTGACCAGCCTATACAACCACGTGGAGGAGCAGGCTCACGTCCTCGTGCAGAGGTCCAACGTGTCACTGGAACACCTAGAGTATCTGCTGCAActcagagagatggagggacaCTTCATGCAG ATGCAACAGTGGTTTAATGTAGAGGGagagcgccacctgctggaggCTGAATCAGTCGAGGACTCTGGAGACAGAATGGAGCAGATCCTGAACAGCTTCACCGGTTTCCTTATTGAAGCTAAT gACCGAAGGCACCATGCCATGACATTAGTGTCAGAGGCAGAGCGACTCCAGCAAAGTGGGCTTTCCCACCCAGAGACGGAGGCGTTCGGGACTCTCGTCTGCACCTTCAAGTCAGGCCTGGAGGACTTTCTGTGCAGGGCGGAGGCGTGCGGCAGGGAGCTGCAGATCATGGTCAACGTGTGTGATTTTTGTGAGCAG GCTACAGCTCTGGCCTGCGAATGCACTGAGTACCTGGACCAGTGTCAGTCCAGCATCCACACAATGCAAGACCATGACCACACTAcaacacctgtcaatcaaacaaacagtcaGCCAATGCAACCCCAAAACCAAGAGTCTGATACCCGCGCAGCACATGACTCAGGTCCAACCACCAGCAGTGTTTCGCTGTCCGGCAATGACAGCTCCGTCCTCCAGGCTTTCCAAGACAGATTCCTCCAGTTCAGCCCAGAGAGATTTCAGGAGGTGAAGGCCCAGGCCAGTGCACTGCGGGGCTCCAGAGGGATGCGGGTCTGGAACATGGCCTGGCTGAGGTGTCAAGAGGCcaggcagcagcttcaggagaGGATGCAGGACATGGATGAGGTTTTCCACCAACAACCAGACTCTGGCAGCTGGTGTGGACGTCATTATGTTGACGTGGTGAGCACTAATGTTCAGACACCGTCCCCCGGTGGCCAAAGTCTGGTGGTACAATCAACACCAGGACCTCGGCACCCACAGTGGGAGGGCATCATGTCAGGAGAGGTGGATTTGGGGAAGAGAAGGCCGGTCCTGGGCAGCAACAGCGCTAATTCAACCACTGCAGGGTGCACTAACATCACTGTCAGACCTGAGGATAGCAGCAATGCTGGAACCAGCCAGGGGTCAAAGGTCTCTCCACAGTCACCTCTCAG GTCAGCGAGGGGAACAGaaaaggagacgaggaggaggcaGGCATGCAGGGcgaggagtgagagagatgctgctgctctgtctcagtCCCACACCGTCGGCTGCCAATGGTTTCCATGGGGACGTGGTCTTGGAGTGAGGTCGGCGAGCCAGGACTCGTGCGCCACAGGAGCGGCGACGGCGGGGTCGTCCACTCCTCCGGAGCAGCGGGTCCGACCCCCCTCATCCTGCTCTCACCACGGTCAGCCGTCTTGTCGGATCCTCCAGGAGGCTCAAAAGTTCCAGATATCGCGCCACGGCAGCTTCTGCTCAGAAGACTCCTGTATGAGCGAGCAGGGGGCTGCAGGGGGTAATGGGCCTTTAAGCTGCAAACACTCCAGCCTGCCCAGCAGGAGATATGAGGCGGGGCGTTGTTTGGCAAGTCCACCGGAGAGTGCCAGCAATGCCCT GAGGCTGCAGCGTGTCCTGGAGGAGCTGGTGTTCACAGAGAGGGAGTACGTCCGCTCACTGGGCTACATCCTGACCCACTACCTCCCCCTGCTGGACAGAGCGGACATCCCCCAGGACCTCAGGGGCAAGCGAGGTGTCATCTTCGGCAACCTGGAGAAGCTGTACGACTTCCACAGCCACTACTTCCTGCCAGAGCTGGAGGCCTGCGAGAGGGAGCCGGCCATGGTGGCCCGCTGCTTCCTCAGACAT AGTGACAGTTTCGGTCTGTACGCTCTGTACAGCAAgaacaaacctcagtcagacGCCCTGATACTACACCGTCGCCATGACCTCTTCAAG AGGAAGCAACAGGAGCTGGGAGACATGATGGACCTTTCATCCTACCTGCTGAGGCCCATCCAGAGGATCAGCAAGTacagcctcctgctgcaggacaTGCTGGCTCTGGCTGGCTCGTACAGGCCAAAAGACATGGTCCAGGACACACTGCTCGCGTCTAGTGTGTGCGTACAAAGTGTGTGTGGCCCGGGTGCGTATGTGCCCGATCTGACAAGCAGTgagagggagcgggagaggGCTGAGATCCAAGCTGCTGCAGACCTGGTTCGGTTTCAGATGCGCCACGGCAACGATTTACTCACCATGGATGCCATCCAGGAGTGTGAT GTGAATTTAAAAGAGCAGGGCCAGCTGATTCGTCAGGATGAGTTCACAGTTTTCTTCAGGAAGAAGAAATGTGTTCGCCGCATCTTTCTCTTTGAAGACCTCATCCTCTTCAGCAAGACCAAGAGGACAGATATTGGCAATGATGTTTATGTCTACAAGCAGTCATTCAAG ACGAGCGACATCGGGATGACCCACAACTCAAGCGTGAGCGGTTCGTGTTTTGAGATCTGGTTCCGCAGGAGAAAAAGCGAGGACACCTACACCCTGAAGGCCTCCAGCATGGAGGTGAAGAAAGCCTGGACCACCGACCTGGAGAGGATTCTGTGGGATCAGGCCGCTCACAGTAGAG ACCTGCGCATGCAGGAGAGGGTGTTCATGGGAATGGGCCGCAAACCTTTCATGGACATTCAACCCAGTGATGCTGCTATCTGTGACCGCGCCATCAGCTGTGTCCTGCCTGGGAGAA